The Pan paniscus chromosome 15, NHGRI_mPanPan1-v2.0_pri, whole genome shotgun sequence genome includes a window with the following:
- the TOX4 gene encoding TOX high mobility group box family member 4: MEFPGGNDNYLTITGPSHPFLSGAETFHTPSLGDEEFEIPPISLDSDPSLAVSDVVGHFDDLADPSSSQDGSFSAQYGVQTLDMPVGMTHGLMEQGGGLLSGGLTMDLDHSIGTQYSANPPVTIDVPMTDMTSGLMGHSQLTTIDQSELSSQLGLSLGGGTILPPAQSPEDRLSTTPSPTSSLHEDGVEDFRRQLPSQKTVVVEAGKKQKAPKKRKKKDPNEPQKPVSAYALFFRDTQAAIKGQNPNATFGEVSKIVASMWDSLGEEQKQVYKRKTEAAKKEYLKALAAYKDNQECQATVETVELDPAPPSQTPSPPPMATVDPASPAPASIEPPALSPSIVVNSTLSSYVANQASSGAGGQPNITKLIITKQMLPSSITMSQGGMVTVIPATVVTSRGLQLGQTSTATIQPSQQAQIVTRSVLQAAAAAAAAASMQLPPPRLQPPPLQQMPQPPTQQQVTILQQPPPLQAMQQPPPQKVRINLQQQPPPLQIKSVPLPTLKMQTTLVPPTVESSPERPMNSPEAHTVEATSPETICEMITDVVPEVESPSQMDVELVSGSPVALSPQPRCVRSGCENPPIVSKDWDNEYCSNECVVKHCRDVFLAWVASRNSNTVVFVK; this comes from the exons ACATTCCATACACCAAGCTTGGGTGATGAGGAATTTGAAATCCCACCTATCTCCTTGGATTCTGATCCCTCATTGGCTGTCTCAGATGTGGTTGGCCATTTTGATGACCTGGCAGACCCTTCCTCTTCACAGGATGGCAGTTTTTCAGCCCAGTATGGGGTCCAGACATTGGACATGCCTGTGGGCATGACCCATGGCTTGATGGAGCAGGGCGGGGGGCTCCTGAGTGGGGGCTTGACCATG GACTTGGACCACTCTATAGGAACTCAGTATAGTGCCAACCCACCTGTTACAATTGATGTACCAATGACAGACATGACATCTGGCTTGATGGGGCATAGCCAGTTGACCACCATTGATCAGTCAGAACTGAGTTCCCAACTGGGTTTGAGCCTAGGGGGTGGCACCATCCTGCCACCTGCCCAGTCACCTGAAGATCGTCTTTCAACCACCCCTTCACCTACTAGTTCACTTCACGAGGATGGTGTTGAGGATTTCCGGAGG CAACTTCCCAGCCAGAAGACAGTCGTGGTGGAAGCAGGGAAAAAGCAGAAGGccccaaagaagagaaaaaagaaagatcctAATGAACCTCAGAAACCAGTTTCAGCATATGCTTTATTCTTTCGTGATACACAGGCTGCCATCAAGGGACAGAATCCTAATGCCACTTTTGGTGAGGTTTCAAAAATTGTGGCCTCCATGTGGGATAGTCTTGGAGAGGAGCAAAAACAG GTATATaagaggaaaactgaggctgcCAAGAAAGAGTATCTGAAGGCACTGGCTGCTTACAAAGACAACCAGGAGTGTCAG gCCACTGTGGAAACAGTGGAATTGGATCCAGCACCACCATCACAAACTCCTTCTCCACCTCCTATGGCTACTGTTGACCCAGCATCTCCAGCACCAGCTTCAATAGAGCCCCCTGCCCTGTCCCCATCCATTGTTGTTAACTCCACCCTTTCATCCTATGTGGCAAACCAGGCATCttctggagctgggggtcagCCCAATATCACCAAGTTGATTATTACCAAACAAATGTTGCCCTCTTCCATTACTATGTCTCAAGGAGGGATGGTTACTGTTATCCCAGCCACAGTGGTGACCTCCCGGGGGCTCCAACTAGGCCAAACCAGTACAGCTACTATCCAGCCCAGTCAACAAGCCCAGATTGTCACTCGGTCAGTGTTGcaggcagcagcagctgctgctgctgctgcttctatgCAACTGCCTCCACCCCGACTACAGCCCCCTCCATTACAACAGATGCCACAGCCCCCGACTCAGCAGCAAGTTACCATTCTGCAGCAGCCTCCTCCACTCCAGGCCATGCAACAGCCTCCACCTCAGAAAGTTCGAATCAATTTACAGCAACAGCCTCCTCCTCTGCAGATCAAGAGTGTGCCTCTACCCACTTTGAAAATGCAGACTACCTTAGTCCCACCAACTGTGGAAAGTAGTCCTGAGCGGCCTATGAACAGCCCTGAGGCCCATACAGTGGAGGCAACTTCTCCTGAGACTATCTGTGAGATGATCACAGATGTAGTTCCTGAG GTTGAGTCTCCTTCTCAGATGGATGTTGAATTGGTGAGTGGGTCTCCTGTGGCACTCTCACCCCAGCCTCGATGTGTGAGGTCTGGTTGTGAGAACCCTCCCATTGTGAGTAAGGACTGGGACAATGAATACTGCAGCAATGAGTGTGTGGTGAAGCACTGCAG gGATGTATTCTTGGCTTGGGTAGCCTCTAGAAATTCAAACACAGTGGTGTTTGTGAAATAG
- the METTL3 gene encoding N6-adenosine-methyltransferase catalytic subunit codes for MSDTWSSIQAHKKQLDSLRERLQRRRKQDSGHLDLRNPEAALSPTFRSDSPVPTAPTSGGPKPSTASAVPELATDPELEKKLLHHLSDLALTLPTDAVSICLAISTPDAPATQDGVESLLQKFAAQELIEVKRGLLQDDAHPTLVTYADHSKLSAMMGAVAEKKGPGEVAGTVTGQKRRAEQDSTTIAAFASSLVSGLNSSASEPAKEPAKKSRKHAASDVDLEIESLLNQQSTKEQQSKKVSQEILELLNTTTAKEQSIVEKFRSRGRAQVQEFCDYGTKEECMKASDADRPCRKLHFRRIINKHTDESLGDCSFLNTCFHMDTCKYVHYEIDACMDSEAPGSKDHTPSQELALTQSVGGDSSADRLFPPQWICCDIRYLDVSILGKFAVVMADPPWDIHMELPYGTLTDDEMRRLNIPVLQDDGFLFLWVTGRAMELGRECLNLWGYERVDEIIWVKTNQLQRIIRTGRTGHWLNHGKEHCLVGVKGNPQGFNQGLDCDVIVAEVRSTSHKPDEIYGMIERLSPGTRKIELFGRPHNVQPNWITLGNQLDGIHLLDPDVVARFKQRYPDGIISKPKNL; via the exons ATGTCGGACACGTGGAGCTCTATCCAGGCCCACAAGAAGCAGCTGGACTCTCTGCGGGAGAGGCTGCAGCGGAGGCGGAAGCAGGACTCGGGGCACTTGG ATCTACGGAATCCAGAGGCAGCATTGTCTCCAACCTTCCGTAGTGACAGCCCAGTGCCTACTGCACCCACCTCTGGTGGCCCTAAGCCCAGCACAGCTTCAGCAGTTCCTGAATTAGCTACAGATCCTGAGTTAGAGAAGAAGTTGCTACACCACCTCTCTGATCTGGCCTTAACATTGCCCACTGATGCTGTGTCCATCTGTCTTGCCATCTCCACG CCAGATGCTCCTGCCACTCAAGATGGGGTAGAAAGCCTCCTGCAGAAGTTTGCAGCTCAGGAGTTGATTGAGGTAAAGCGAGGTCTCCTACAAGATGATGCACATCCTACTCTTGTAACCTATGCTGACCATTCCAAGCTCTCTGCCATGATGGGTGCTGTGGCAGAAAAGAAGGGCCCTGGGGAGGTAGCAGGGACTGTCACAGGGCAGAAGCGGCGTGCAGAACAGGACTCAACTACAATAGCTGCCTTTGCCAGTTCGTTAGTCTCTGGTCTGAACTCTTCAGCATCGGAACCAGCAAAGGAGCCAGCCAAGAAATCAAGGAAACATGCTGCCTCAGATGTTGATCTGGAGATAGAGAGCCTTCTGAACCAACAGTCCACTAAggaacaacagagcaagaag GTCAGTCAGGAGATCCTAGAGCTATTAAATACTACAACAGCCAAGGAACAATCCATTGTTGAAAAATTTCGCTCTCGAGGTCGGGCCCAAGTGCAAGAATTCTGTGACTATGGAACCAAGGAGGAGTGCATGAAAGCCAGTGATGCTGATCGACCCTGTCGCAAGCTGCACTTCAG ACGAATTATCAATAAACACACTGATGAGTCTTTAGGTGACTGCTCTTTCCTTAATACATGTTTCCACATGGATACCTGCAAGTATGTTCACTATGAAATTGATGCTTGCATGGATTCTGAGGCCCCTGGCAGCAAAGACCACACGCCAAGCCAGGAGCTTGCTCTTACACAGAGTGTCGGAGGTGATTCCAGTGCAGACCGACTCTTCCCACCTCAG TGGATCTGTTGTGATATCCGCTACCTGGACGTCAGTATCTTGGGCAAGTTTGCAGTTGTGATGGCTGACCCACCCTGGGATATTCACATGGAACTGCCCTATGGGACCCTGACAGATGATGAGATGCGCAGGCTCAACATACCCGTACTACAGGATGATGGCTTTCTCTTCCTCTGGGTCACAGGCAG GGCCATGGAGTTGGGGAGAGAATGTCTAAACCTCTGGGG GTATGAACGGGTAGATGAAATTATTTGGGTGAAGACAAATCAACTGCAACGCATCATTCGGACAGGCCGTACAGGTCACTGGTTGAACCATGGGAAGGAACACTGCTTG GTTGGTGTCAAAGGAAATCCCCAAGGCTTCAACCAGGGTCTGGACTGTGATGTGATCGTAGCTGAG GTTCGTTCCACCAGTCATAAACCAGATGAAATCTATGGCATGATTGAAAGACTATCTCCTGGCACTCGCAAGATTGAGTTATTTGGACGACCACACAATGTGCAACCCAACTG GATCACCCTTGGAAACCAACTGGATGGGATCCACCTACTAGACCCAGATGTGGTTGCACGGTTCAAGCAAAGGTACCCAGATGGTATCATCTCTAAACCTAAGAATTTATAG